A genomic segment from Deinococcus sp. YIM 77859 encodes:
- a CDS encoding acylphosphatase produces MRLTALVSGTVQGVGYRRYVQRHARDLGLTGSAENLLDGRVEVVAEGPPEALDRLLHWLRRGPPHAQVKDVQTQYSEATGLQDFHVY; encoded by the coding sequence ATGCGTCTCACCGCTCTTGTTTCCGGCACCGTGCAGGGAGTCGGGTACCGCCGTTACGTTCAGCGTCACGCCCGCGATCTCGGCCTGACCGGGAGCGCCGAGAACCTCCTGGACGGCCGGGTGGAGGTGGTGGCCGAAGGCCCCCCGGAAGCCCTCGACCGCCTGCTGCACTGGTTGCGCCGCGGTCCCCCCCATGCCCAGGTCAAGGACGTGCAGACCCAGTACAGCGAGGCGACCGGCTTGCAGGACTTCCACGTGTACTGA